The candidate division WOR-3 bacterium sequence AAAGGGTGCGATAAACAAAACCGGTAGTGTTCCAAGCATTGATACTAAACCAAGCAGAAATGGAGAATTGGTCATTTGAAGGACGAGCCAGCCACGGGCAACATTCTGCATCCATGTTCCGACCAGGGAAATCATCTGGCCAAACCAGAACAGCCGAAAGTTATGGTGGTGAAGCGCCGCGACCATTTTAGGAAATCTGCCCGTTGGTTCGGGCATTGTCTCGACGCTGGTAAATATTACCCGGGATTCATCCTGAGGCACATGCTATTATAGGTATTTTGAGGAAATAATCAATTGATTGTATTTAAATATAATGGTATTGACAAGCCGGTTAGAAGTCCTAAAATTATTTATCAGTTAGTCTGTATTCAAGAAGGAGAAACGATCATGCTGAAACAACAGAAGGATGCTATCTGCCAGATTTGTAAGAGTCCGAAGAACCGCAGCGAGTTAGTGCCTGCGGAGCTCGTGCGCGAGCCGCTGGTTAACCTGATAAAGAGAACATATCCTGACTGGTCTTCGGATGGCTTTATTTGCATGTCGGATCTCAATCGATTCCGGGCGGAATACGTCAAGGAAGTGCTTGAGACAGAAAAAGGTGAACTGTCAGCATTGGAGAAAAAGGTAATGGACAGCCTCAAGGAAGAGGAATTGCTTTCGAAGAATATCAACGCTGAATTTGAAGGAAAACGGACGCTTGGTGAACGCATGGCTGATCATCTTGCTGAGTATGCAGGGAGCTGGCGCTTTATTACTATCTTCTTTGGAGTACTGGCGGTCTGGATCATGTTGAATTCATACCTCTTGATCTTTAGACCGTTCGATCCGTATCCCTTTATCCTGCTGAATCTTGTGCTTTCTTGTCTGGCGGCGATCCAGGCACCGATCATAATGATGAGTCAGAATCGTCAGGAGGCAAAAGACCGCTTACGCTCGGAACACGACTACGTCGTGAACCTCAAGGCAGAGTTGGAGATCCGTCATTTGCATGAAAAGATGGATCATATGCTCGTGAACCAATGGCAGAGGCTGCTGGAAATTCAAGAGATACAGATGGAGTTGATGAGCGAGATCACACGGAAACCGTCTCGTTAATGGTACTGTAGGCGAGATTCACGGATCCAGATTTCGGTATTCTGGGTTACGATCGCCATACAGAAGGACAGCGGTTCTATTCAGTGAGGTATGTTGTCCAGCGTGCATTCAATCAATAAACAGAAACAATAGTATCAGCACGAACTTTGTGCTTGTTATTTAGGCTAACTTGACTATAATTCGCAATGGTTTTGAAACACTCATTCACTGTCGGTTTCAGCTTTGGTCTGGTCTCGGGGATAATCACAACGCTCGGGTTGATTGTTGGCCTTCACTCAAGCACGCACTCTAAAATATTCGTGATCGGAGGAGTTCTTGTGATCGCGATTGCCGACGCGCTATCCGACGCCATGGGGATTCAC is a genomic window containing:
- a CDS encoding DUF1003 domain-containing protein, with protein sequence MLKQQKDAICQICKSPKNRSELVPAELVREPLVNLIKRTYPDWSSDGFICMSDLNRFRAEYVKEVLETEKGELSALEKKVMDSLKEEELLSKNINAEFEGKRTLGERMADHLAEYAGSWRFITIFFGVLAVWIMLNSYLLIFRPFDPYPFILLNLVLSCLAAIQAPIIMMSQNRQEAKDRLRSEHDYVVNLKAELEIRHLHEKMDHMLVNQWQRLLEIQEIQMELMSEITRKPSR